The sequence CGGCTCGCAGGTCGTCGCGAAAATAGCGGCGCACCAGGTCCTGCAGCGTGAAGGCGTAGGCGCCGAAGAAGGCGAACTTCAGGGCTTCGAGCTTGGCCGGCGACAGGTAGGCCTCGAGCAGCGGAAGTGTGCCGTCCTGGGGCGGCAGAATCAGTACCCAGCCCAGGCAGATGAGCAGGGTGGCGAACAGGACCGGCGAAAAGGTCTCGGTGTGAGCAAAGGGGCTGTGCCCGGCGCCGACCAGCTCGATGGTGCTGACCGAGCCCCGGCCGTAGATCGTCTCGAACTTCTTCCGGTACATGTTGTCCTTGGTCGGTTCGAAGGGTTCTTCCGAGTCCCGCCCGTGCGTCTCCACCAGGTAACGGCGGACCCCGGCGTGCGCCTCGTTCCAGATCTTGAAGTAGTTGGTGTGCTGGGGAGGTGCGGGAAGGTTCTCGACGGCGTCGATTTTCAGCCGGTAGAGGTTCAGGACGTATTCGTCGTAGAGGCTGGGCCCTTTGTTCTTGATGAACAGCAGGTAGATCCAGCCGGGGATCATCGCCAGGAGCAGCGCAACCGTGTACTTGAGGACCTGGATCCACGTGTCGCCGCCCCCGGTCACCGCGCTCACCACCAGCACGGCCAGCGGAGCGATCATGAGGATGACCCACAAGGAGAGCCCGGACAGGCTGGGGAATCCCGTGCGTCGGGTGTTGGTGGCGGACTCCGGGCTTTCGGTCATTGCGCTTCGAAGGTACGCCCGGCTCGGTCGGAAAGTAACCCGGAAAACGCCTCATTTCGGTTGCCGGAACTACCTAGATGCCGGTGTTTTAGTGGCCGGGCTCGAAAACTTGTAAGTTTGGACTTTCCGCACGCAACAAAGGAGTCCTTTCTTGGGCATTGGCAGAGAGCAGGTTGAGCATGTCGCCAAGCTGGCGCGCCTTGCCCTGACTGAGGAGGAGCTGGACACCTTCGAGGAGCAGCTGTCCCGCATCCTCGAGCACGCAAACACCGTGACCAACCTGGACACCGAGGGCGTCGAGCCCACCTCCCACTCGATGCCGCTGATGAACGTGCTCCGGCCCGACGTGGTCATCCCGTCGATCGGCTCCGAGGCCGCCCTGGCGAACGCCCCCGCCGCCGAGGACGGGCACTTCCGGGTCCCCCGGATCCTGGACGACGAGTCTTGACCGAGCTCTGGGAGCGGACCGCCGCCGACCTGGCCTCACTTATCGCGTCGAAGGAGGTCTCCGCCGCCGAGGTGACCGAGTCCTGTATCGCCCGGACCAACGAGGTCGAGGGCGACGTCCTGTCCTACCTGACGCTGACGCCCGACGCCGCCCGGGCAAAGGCCTCTGAGGTCGACGCCGCCGTGGCCGCCGGAGAGCCCCTCGGGCCGCTGGCCGGCGTGCCGATGGCGCTGAAAGACATCATCTGCACGAAGGGCATCCGCTCGACGGCCGCCTCCAAGATCCTGGACACCTACGTCCCGCCCTACTCGGCGACCGTGGCGCAACGCCTGTACGACGCCGGCGGCGTGCTGCTGGGCAAGACCAACCTCGACGAGTTTGCGATGGGGTCCTCCACCGAGAACTCCGCCTACCAGGTCACCCACAACCCCTGGGACCTGACTAAGGTCCCCGGCGGCTCCTCCGGCGGTTCCGCCGCCGCGGTGGCGGCCGGGCAGGCGCCGTTCTCCATCGGCACCGACACCGGCGGCAGCATCCGCCAGCCGGCGGCCCTGTGCGGAGTGGTCGGCCTGAAGCCCACCTACGGCCTGGTCCCCCGGTACGGGCTGATCGCCTTCGCCTCGTCGCTGGACCAGGCGGGCCCGCTCACCCGGGACGTGCGAGACGCCGCGCTGGTCCTCCAGGTCATCGCCGGGCTGGACCCCAAGGACTCGACCTCCCTGCCCAGCCCGGTCCCCGACTACGTCGGCGCGCTGGAAAAGGGAATCGACGGCCTGAAGATCGGCGTGGTCAAGGAGATCTCCGGCGAAGGAGTCGACCCGGCCGTCCAGGCCCGGTTCCGGGAGGCCGTGCAGATCCTTGAGAAGCTGGGGGCCCAGGTCGGCGAGGTCTCGCTGTCGACCTTCGGCTACGGCATCGACATCTACTACCTGATCGCCCCGGCGGAAGCCTCCTCCAACCTGGCCCGCTTCGACGGGGTGCGCTACGGCCTCAGGGTCGACGGCGCCGACGTCGAGCAGATGAACCGGGCCACCCGGGCCGCCGGCTTCGGCGCCGAGGT is a genomic window of Actinomycetota bacterium containing:
- the gatC gene encoding Asp-tRNA(Asn)/Glu-tRNA(Gln) amidotransferase subunit GatC; this encodes MGIGREQVEHVAKLARLALTEEELDTFEEQLSRILEHANTVTNLDTEGVEPTSHSMPLMNVLRPDVVIPSIGSEAALANAPAAEDGHFRVPRILDDES
- a CDS encoding amidase family protein, coding for MTELWERTAADLASLIASKEVSAAEVTESCIARTNEVEGDVLSYLTLTPDAARAKASEVDAAVAAGEPLGPLAGVPMALKDIICTKGIRSTAASKILDTYVPPYSATVAQRLYDAGGVLLGKTNLDEFAMGSSTENSAYQVTHNPWDLTKVPGGSSGGSAAAVAAGQAPFSIGTDTGGSIRQPAALCGVVGLKPTYGLVPRYGLIAFASSLDQAGPLTRDVRDAALVLQVIAGLDPKDSTSLPSPVPDYVGALEKGIDGLKIGVVKEISGEGVDPAVQARFREAVQILEKLGAQVGEVSLSTFGYGIDIYYLIAPAEASSNLARFDGVRYGLRVDGADVEQMNRATRAAGFGAEV